In Acidiphilium acidophilum, one genomic interval encodes:
- a CDS encoding DUF4142 domain-containing protein, protein MKLSARYGVVVALLALAGCSTTAQGPESSTLAPQDLHFITTAYQLVHFDLDACAFVQKSALTPQTMPVVDKICADAKEYAPKIRAQAAATNVTLPNTLPTDLKAKLVTLTYHPEPNLAVAFIRDEISSHESALAVFQDEQQNGVNPTFKQVAAQTTPLIEQNLTMLRAALPAGTGE, encoded by the coding sequence ATGAAATTATCCGCACGTTACGGCGTGGTTGTGGCCCTGCTGGCATTGGCCGGGTGCTCGACCACGGCACAGGGGCCGGAATCGAGCACGCTGGCCCCGCAGGATCTGCATTTCATCACGACTGCGTATCAACTGGTTCATTTCGATCTGGATGCCTGCGCTTTCGTGCAGAAGAGTGCGCTGACGCCGCAGACGATGCCGGTGGTCGACAAGATCTGTGCCGATGCGAAGGAATATGCGCCGAAGATCCGCGCGCAGGCGGCAGCCACCAACGTGACCTTGCCGAATACGTTGCCGACCGATCTGAAGGCGAAGCTGGTGACGCTGACCTATCATCCGGAGCCCAACCTCGCGGTTGCGTTCATCCGCGATGAAATTTCGAGCCATGAGAGCGCGCTGGCGGTGTTTCAGGACGAGCAGCAGAACGGGGTGAATCCGACCTTCAAGCAGGTGGCGGCGCAGACGACGCCGCTGATCGAACAGAATCTGACGATGCTGCGGGCGGCGCTGCCTGCGGGAACCGGGGAGTAG